The genomic window GGTTTTTGCTATCTCTGTTAAATTCTGGAACTTCAACAATGGTAACTTTAACCATATAACGTTTACCGTCTTTCGTTTCAGGTGCATCATTGACTAATTTCTTTAGCGTCTCATTTGGTGTGGCTGTTTGCTGAGTGACGCTATAGACGACATTAGGATGGTTATCCATATGTTGGCGTGGTGACATTGAATGTGGACCATTTGCAGCAGCTGCAAACCCGACTGACATTAACAAAATTGCAAGTAGGCTTGAATTAACTTTTTTCATATAAAAACCCTCTTTATGTATTTATCTTAAGTCATATCTTCGATGAATCAAGATAGATCGGCAATCGCTTTTACCCGTTTTGACCAAAGCTTCACAATTGCTGCACTTTTTCCATAATTTCTGCTGAATTAGCCCATAAGAAATGGTTATTGTTTAAAAGGCACTAGTTGTGCTGTAAAAGACATCACTTGTGGTAGCTGATGATAGAATCGATTAGGATGATATGGTAACTATTTAATCATAAAATGATAAAAAGTGAGCCGCTATGTCTGATAAAAATATTCCTCTCTCTGTACTTGACCTTGCGCCTATAACTTTAGGTTCCAATGCTAAAGCATCATTTAGTCATTCACTTGATTTAGCTAAATTTGCCGAAAAGCAAGGATTTCACCGTTATTGGCTCGCTGAGCACCACAATATGACAGGAATTGCTAGCGCAGCAACATCAGTTTTAATTGGTTATTTGGCCGCAAACACCACGACATTGCATTTAGGATCTGGTGGTGTCATGTTACCTAACCACTCTCCATTAGTTATTGCTGAACAGTTTGGCACCTTGAATACACTTTACCCAAATCGAATTGATTTAGGGATAGGTCGAGCGCCTGGCAGTGATCAACTGACAATGCGAGCTCTACGCCGGCATATGAATGCGGATGTTGATCATTTCCCTCGCGACGTAGCTGAAATTGTTAATTGGTTTGATGCAATAGATAAGGAGCCAGCTGTTCGCCCCGTTCCAGGCTACGGTGAAAAAATTCCTGTGTGGCTATTAGGGTCAAGTTTATATAGTGCACAGCTTGCTGCTCAAATGGGGTTACCTTTTGCTTTTGCCTCACATTTTGCACCTGATATGTTACTGCAAGCATTGAAAATATATCGAGATAACTTTAAGCCTTCTGCGAGATTGGCAAAACCTTATGCAATGGTGTGTATTAATATCGTTGCTGCGGATAGTATTAAGGATGCTGAATTTTTGTTTACATCAATGCAGCAAGCCTTTGTCATGTTACGTCGTGGTCAACCCTCGCAATTACCGCCACCTATACAGAACATGGATACTTTCTGGTCACCTGCTGAGCAATATGGCGTACAGCAAGCTCTCGGCATGTCACTAGTGGGGGATAAAGCAAAAATTCGTCATGGGTTAATGTCTATTTTGCGTGAAACTCAAGCAGATGAAATTATGGTTAACGGGCAAATTTTTGATCATCAAGCTCGCTTATATTCATTCGAGCTAGCAATGCAAGCCATGAACGAATTGTCATGAGTTATCGGTGTAATAAAGGTTATTTAGGTTAAATTATATTGAGATAACCCAGATAACATTCTGGGTTATCAATAATTAACACGCAATTCTTGGCTTATGTGGTTGAAGTGGTGGCAGTCCGTAGGCTGCACGCGCTCTATCACATGCTTCATTATGTATACCATTCAACCCAGACTCTGCAAATTCTCTACATGGTGTTGGACGTGCAGCATAAATTGAGCAAGAAACACATTGACCAATTTTGCCAGTGAGTGCCACGCATCGGGTGTTCTGTTTCTGATTCGTCCCTTTCATACAGCTCATAAAAGGGGATATTTGCTCTGTTAATTCTTGCGGAATAATTCCTCCTCCATTTTGTGCCTCAGCCCAATAAAAAGACACACGGAAATAGGCGCAACAAGCACCGCAATTTACGCAGGGGTTATCATTAAGATCAGTTTTTACTATATGATGAATGTTAGCCATATATAAAACCATTACTTTGTTATTGATATTATAACCTCGCAGAAAGCGAGATGACGCAACAGGGGCAGGAAGCCGAGAAACGTTGCTCAAAGGCTATTATCTTATGTCTTATAGACGATTTTCAAGGTGTTTTTCACCATAAATTTGGCGTTTGTATTTTTTATAAACTAAGTAATAGCTAAATTGCGAAGGCAATTGGAGTTTAAAACTAAAGATAAGGAGAAGTTAATGTTTGAGTTAGTTTTAATTTAATAAAGTTTGAGGTTAATGAGCTGAAAAAACAAGGCGGTAAAATATTGCTATTCTCCCGCCTTGTTGGATAAGTCATGTAGAATTCAGATGAATATTAAATGTGTTTTAACTCACCATCATTTTCTTGATTGAAAACAGCTTTATCTGTTTCACCCATCAGTTGGCTTGTTACAACACCAGCTGTCATCGAACCACTCACGTTGAGTGCAGTACGGCCCATATCAATTAATGGTTCTACTGAAATCAGCAATGCAACTAAAGTAATAGGAAGTCCCATTGCAGGTAATACAATCAGTGCCGCAAATGTTGCTCCGCCACCGACACCTGCAACACCCGCAGAGCTGACAGTCACGATACCGACTAAAGTTGCAATCCATAAAGGATCAAATGGATTAATGCCCATCGTTGGTGCAACCATAACAGCTAGCATAGCAGGGTAAATACCCGCACAACCATTTTGTCCGATTGTAGCGCCAAATGAAGCAGAGAAACTTGCAATCGATTCAGGTATACCAAAACGACGAGTTTGAGTCTCAATATTAAGTGGAATACTTGCAGCACTAGAACGGCTAGTGAATGCAAAAGTTAATACAGGACCTGCTTTTTTGAAAAACTTAATTGGGCTGAGACCTGTAATTGCGACAAAGATGCCATGAACAATAAACATCAAAGCTATCGCAACATAGGATGCAATAACGAAAGTACCTAAGTTGATAATATCGGATAAGTTCGAACTAGCTACCACTTTAATCATCAGTGCCATGACACCGTAAGGGGTTAAGCGCATAACTAAACGAACGAGTTTCATCGCCCAAGCTTGTAATACGTCAATTGCAGCTAATGCCTTCTCTCCACGTTCTTTATCATCTTTAAATAACTGTAGTGCAGCAATACCTAAAAATGCAGCAAAGATAACAACACTGATAATTGATGTTGGATTTGCACCCGTTAAATCAGCAAATGGATTCTTAGGAATAAAAGATAAAACAAGCTGTGGAACGGTTAAGTCAGAAACTTTACCAGCATAGTTATTTTGGATTGCATCAAGGCGAGCGCTTTCTTGTTGGCCTTGAACTAACCCTTCAGCGGTTAAGCCAAACACATTAGCAATTAGGATACCAATCAACGCAGCAATTGCTGTTGTCAGCAATAATGTGCCGATAGTTAGAAAACTAATCTTACCCAGTGAAGATGCTTTGTGTAAGCGAGCAACAGCACTAAGAATTGATGCGAAAACTAATGGCATAATAACCATTTGTAACAGCTGAACATAACCATTACCAACGATATTAAACCAAAGAATAGAATCTTTAACTGTTTGGTGGCCGCTTCCATAGACATAGTGTAGAACAACGCCATAAACAACACCAAAGACCAAACCAACTAATACTTTTTTAGAAAGGCTCCAGCCTTTCGCCCCTAGTTTTGCTAATAATATAAGTAGTGCAATAAAAACTAGCACATTAATAATTAAAGGAATATTCATCCTGCACTCCAATCGCAGTTTTTTTAAATTGTGTTATCAGTGCGTTAGACTTTAAGTGGTTATAAGAGATCAGCTTAATCTAACTACTGGTTATATAATATCAGTAGATAAATTACATTTCTTATAATGAAAAGTTATAACTTATGATAGATGATGCTTATACTATGGCATAAAAGATAATTTACTTATTTATTTATGAATAAGTATTGTCTTTTTAAATCTATTTAAGCGTATTGATGGCGGTATCTTTGGCTTGTTATCAATGAATAACAGGAGCTATTTGCTGTGGGCATTGACTTGATGATGGATATATTCCAGCATATTTTCAAATTGGCTTGATAGATTTATCGGGTATCTCATGGGGAGTAAAAAAGCACAAACCGCCAACAGTACAGCGATGAAACGTTCTATTTTTTTATTCGATTTGCTACTGAGCAATGGCAAACAAAAGCGTAATGGAAGCGGCCATAAAAATGGAACGCCAGTCGGCGTTAGCATATCTGCAATTAAATGACTTATATAACCAAGTAAAAAAGCTTGGATAAAATCATAAGGAATAGACCATTCACTAGGTAACCATTGATACAAAGAAACTAACAGAATAAACCAAGCAATTAGGCTATGAGTAAAACCGCGATGACCGCATAACTTTGAAATCGGGATTGATACAATACGTAAAAGCCTACCCGATATTGATGAAGGGTGATCAATATCAGGTAATAGTGCGCCGAGTAAAACACCCGGCACCATATGTAGCCAATCACCTTGAGCAAGTTCAGGTGTTAGCTCAAAATTGTGTGCCATTATCAAAGTGGCGACAGAAAAAAGAAGGTGCCCTTCTGCAGTCATGGTGGATAAATTACCATCTGTTTATCTATACAGTTAAGCGGGCAGTATAATGTGTTTGAAAAGAATTTGGTAGGGCTAAAAAGATAAAAAAACTCTTATTAATTAGCTAATAACCTCAGAATTTTATAATTTTGATTAGATCCCTATCGGGAAAGGATAGGGATAAATAAAAATTTAAATGGTGACTAACGTAAATATTTAGCAGTTAGCTCATTAAGTGACGAGAGTTTTACATCCGCTAACGCCCAACGCGGGTCTGCAAAATGTTTTTTATCAGGGATAACGATAGAGCGCATTCTCGCTGCTTTAGCGGCAATCATACCGTTAAAAGAGTCTTCTAATGAAACACAATGAATGGGTTTAGTTTCTAATTGCTCGGCGGCATTAAGATAAACTTGTGGATTGGGTTTACTATAAGGAAGATCGGCCGCAGAGACGACAGCTGAAAAATATTGGCGAATATCGAATAAATTCAATACCTTCTCTAGCATATAAAGTGGTGATGCAGAAGCTAATGCTATCTTCAGATCCAGTGAACGACAAAGCTCCAATGCATGATGAACACCGGGCAATATTGGACGTTTTTCTTCAACTAGATTAATGACATGATCAATAATCATTTGTTCCACTTCTTTTTGGCTATGCCCTTGCCACGGTGAAGCTTGATACCAAAGTTCAACAACATGGTCGATACGTAAGCCCAGAGTATCGGGAAGTTGATCGGCGATGGAAAGATCTAACCCTAATTGTGAGAAAACTTCTTTCTCGCCTTGAGCCCAAAAAGGCTCTGAATCAATAAGCAAGCCATCCATATCAAAAATAACGGATTGAATGGGTAAGTTGTGGTACATATCAAAACTCCATTTAGGTATGAGTGCTGTTGCTATATCTCAATGTGTCTTAGTTTGATGTTCATTTTATTACAAAATTTGAGTGGGAATATCTGCAATTTTTCTGACTTTTACATTGTAGCAAGTCATTACTTGATTATATATATCTAGATTGTTCTTTTTTCAGGTGATTTTTTGATATGGCAAGCCAATAAAATAGATATTAAATGCCGAAATAGTATTATGAATGGTAAATTTGGTGTGTTTAAAAAAATTCGCTATCATAACAGCTATTAAAAAAACGTTGGGGTTCATAATGAATTATCAGGCTGCAATT from Providencia sneebia DSM 19967 includes these protein-coding regions:
- a CDS encoding metal-dependent hydrolase; the protein is MTAEGHLLFSVATLIMAHNFELTPELAQGDWLHMVPGVLLGALLPDIDHPSSISGRLLRIVSIPISKLCGHRGFTHSLIAWFILLVSLYQWLPSEWSIPYDFIQAFLLGYISHLIADMLTPTGVPFLWPLPLRFCLPLLSSKSNKKIERFIAVLLAVCAFLLPMRYPINLSSQFENMLEYIHHQVNAHSK
- a CDS encoding YkgJ family cysteine cluster protein; the encoded protein is MANIHHIVKTDLNDNPCVNCGACCAYFRVSFYWAEAQNGGGIIPQELTEQISPFMSCMKGTNQKQNTRCVALTGKIGQCVSCSIYAARPTPCREFAESGLNGIHNEACDRARAAYGLPPLQPHKPRIAC
- a CDS encoding luciferase-like monooxygenase; amino-acid sequence: MSDKNIPLSVLDLAPITLGSNAKASFSHSLDLAKFAEKQGFHRYWLAEHHNMTGIASAATSVLIGYLAANTTTLHLGSGGVMLPNHSPLVIAEQFGTLNTLYPNRIDLGIGRAPGSDQLTMRALRRHMNADVDHFPRDVAEIVNWFDAIDKEPAVRPVPGYGEKIPVWLLGSSLYSAQLAAQMGLPFAFASHFAPDMLLQALKIYRDNFKPSARLAKPYAMVCINIVAADSIKDAEFLFTSMQQAFVMLRRGQPSQLPPPIQNMDTFWSPAEQYGVQQALGMSLVGDKAKIRHGLMSILRETQADEIMVNGQIFDHQARLYSFELAMQAMNELS
- the hxpB gene encoding hexitol phosphatase HxpB: MYHNLPIQSVIFDMDGLLIDSEPFWAQGEKEVFSQLGLDLSIADQLPDTLGLRIDHVVELWYQASPWQGHSQKEVEQMIIDHVINLVEEKRPILPGVHHALELCRSLDLKIALASASPLYMLEKVLNLFDIRQYFSAVVSAADLPYSKPNPQVYLNAAEQLETKPIHCVSLEDSFNGMIAAKAARMRSIVIPDKKHFADPRWALADVKLSSLNELTAKYLR
- a CDS encoding L-cystine transporter translates to MNIPLIINVLVFIALLILLAKLGAKGWSLSKKVLVGLVFGVVYGVVLHYVYGSGHQTVKDSILWFNIVGNGYVQLLQMVIMPLVFASILSAVARLHKASSLGKISFLTIGTLLLTTAIAALIGILIANVFGLTAEGLVQGQQESARLDAIQNNYAGKVSDLTVPQLVLSFIPKNPFADLTGANPTSIISVVIFAAFLGIAALQLFKDDKERGEKALAAIDVLQAWAMKLVRLVMRLTPYGVMALMIKVVASSNLSDIINLGTFVIASYVAIALMFIVHGIFVAITGLSPIKFFKKAGPVLTFAFTSRSSAASIPLNIETQTRRFGIPESIASFSASFGATIGQNGCAGIYPAMLAVMVAPTMGINPFDPLWIATLVGIVTVSSAGVAGVGGGATFAALIVLPAMGLPITLVALLISVEPLIDMGRTALNVSGSMTAGVVTSQLMGETDKAVFNQENDGELKHI